TTATCAGGTCGACATTGTTCCAGCATCATGTGACGTAATTTCTGATGAAGAAAGTCATAGGCAGATGATTCGTAACTATCAACATCAGCTTTTACAACAAAACAGGTATTAACTAGAGTAAAATCTATATTTGGTTTGTGTGGCTACATCTCCAGGATTTATTATTTGGGTTATATTAGGATTTTATTGCGATTCCCTTCTCACTATGGCATACAGATTTCTCAAAGGGCAATGTGAGAGTAGTTCCTTTTCCACCATGATTATGGCCGATTCTGGGTTGctctttgttaaaattaatatatagacACTTGAAAATGTGGAGGATTTCTTTTTCATGCAAGACAaataatgtttgtttgtttttggtaggTTGCACAGACAGTCTGTTGAAACAGCTGTGAAACAATTACATGAATATCAGACTATGTTAAAGGAAAGGTGCCCATCCATGTTAGCTACATCATTGACATCTATTTTTTCAGTACCACCACAGAAATCTGAAGGACCCACTGTTACGTCACAGCATTGGGATCACGCTCAGAGACCCAAGTTACATCCTAACGAATATCAACCCCTGAAACCCATACAGATCTCCAAATTAGAACAAGATCATTTTCAGGTGCCAAAACAGAACCTCATTCCACAAACACAGGTAGAAACAACAGAAACAGTAAGCACTTCACGTGTTTTAGCTAAGCAATCTTTGGAATCACAAGAACATCTAAGGCTATTCTCACAGGCGGAAACACAACAGAGAGACTATAAATTGGTCCCTAAAGATTCTCATAGACCTTCAAGGACTTTATCACATGACAGGCTGCTAATATTACCAGATGCTAAAAAAATATCTCAAACATCTAGGGCAATGACTTTTCAAACTTTAGACTCCCAGCAGGTATTCTTAGAAAACAGTGAAAGTATGTCTTCTAAGCTGACTGAACCCTCTTCATTCCTACCCCTGGCAGCTGAGCATTCTTTTAGTTCTCTGCCTGCTGAAACTGAATCTGGAAGAATCCAGGAACCCTTTTCAAACAGGGAAAAAAGTACAGTTTCCTTATTCCATTCTGTAGTCAGCCAGATGCAGGATAGGTCTTTACGATCCTCACAGCATATTGTAGCCCAACACAGTAGTTTGAAGACTCTCCAAGAACAGTTGGAACTACAAAAGGAAGTTCTTCGAACAAGACAGGAAGCTCAGGAACAATTGCTTATGTGCAAACAGAAAGAACTGGAAGAGCAAATTGGCCTGTCTTTATTTCCCATGGTAGCTCCACATTCATTTGCTTCACGGCCTTCTGCTGAAGCTGAATCGGGGAGAATCCAGGAATCTTCTCCAACCAAGGATACTGCTGTTTCCTCAGGCCATCCTgtggttccacaatttcaggaTAGGCTTTTGAGTGTTTCACAGCCTATTTTATTACAgcagaataatttaaaatttccccaAGAACAGTGGAATATTCAGAGGGACAGCCTTCAGGCTAGGCGGGAAGCCCAGGAAGTATTATTTTTACATGAACAGAAAGAATTGAATAGAAGAGTATCTTTTGAGCAGTCTGAGCCCTCTTCTGTCTCATCTCAGATAGCTCAGCAAACTTCATTACCTTTTGCTGaaactaaatatggaaaaattaaGGAGCAGTATTCAAGTAAGAGTGAGAAAGGGGTTCTCTCAAGCCAATGTGAAATCCTCAAATCTCAGGATAGATCTTTAAGTTTCCAACAGCAATTCCCACCTCGGCATGATGGTTTGAATTTGCCCCAGGAACAGCTGACTACACAGAGGGAATCTCTTCAGGCTAGGCATGAAACCCAGGTGGAATTACTTCTAAATAGACGAAAAGATTTGGAAGACAGTAAGTCTGGACAGATAAGTTCTTCATTCTCACCAATGGTTGCTCAGTGTTCACTAGCTTCACAAGCTTCTGCTAAAGCTGAGCCTAGAAGAATTCAGAAACTTTATTTATCTGATAAGGAGGATATAATTCCCTCAAGTCATTTGGTAATCCCAACATTTCAGGATAAGTCTCTTAATTTTCCACGCCGTGGCCTACCACAGCAAGAAAATTTGACAACACTCCAACAACAGTCACACATACAGAAAGTAATGCTTGGTGCTAAACAAGAAACTCAAGAATTTATACACAAACAATGTGAATTGGAAAAAAGAATTACTGCTGAACAGACTGGCCCCTCTTCCTCCCTTTTCCAGGTAGCTAAATCTGAACCATTTCAGGAATTTATGTCAATCAAGAGTGACAGTACAGTTCCTTCAAGCCATTCTAAGATCCCAAGATTTCAGGAGAGCCTTTTAAGGTTTTCACAACATACACTGCCTCTACAAGGTAATTTAGAGGAACACCAAGAATGGCTAGATACAGAGAAAAAGGCCCTTCATTTTAGCCAGAAACCCcaagaaaatgtattttctgaACAAACTGGTTCGTCTTCATTCATACCCCAGTTAGGACAGCTTTCATTAACTTCATTACCGTCTGCTGAATCTGGTACAGTCCAGGAACCTCTTTCAAAACAGAATGATAGTAAAACTTCTTCAAGCTATTCTCAGATCCCGCAATTGCAGGATAGGCTTTTGAGGATATCACATCTTATCCGCCCTCAACAAGATAACTTGAAGGCACTTCAAGAGCAGTTAGCTACACAGAGGGAAGCCATCATTCAATCTAAACGGGAAACTCAGGAAGAATTTCTTTTACATGAACAGagggaatggaaggaaagaatATCTCCTGAGCAGGTTGGCACCTCTTCCTTCTTACCTCTAGCAGCACAGCATTCATTTGCTTCATTACCTATTACTGAATCTGAAAGAACTGAAGAACTTTATCCAACCAAGAATGATAATACAGTTTCCTCAGGTCTTTCTGAGGTATCAAAATTGCCTGATAGACTTTTGGGATTATCAAAGTCTGTTTTACCTCAACCAAATAATTTGATTGCACCTCAAGAACACATGCCTTTACAGACAGATGCCCTTCCTTCtagtgagaaaactgagaaagAATTGGTTTTGCCCAGACAACATAAATATGAGGAAAAGCTATTATCTGATCACTATGGTGATTTGAAGGTACTTCAAGAGCAGTTAGATATACAAAGGAAAAGCATCCGATCTAGTCAGGAAGTCCAAGAAGAATTCCTTTTGCAAAGATTAAGTAAGTTGGAAAAAAGGGTATTGCCTGTTGTTAACTCTGAAAGAACCAAAGAGCCTCTCCCAACCACAAGTAAGGATGTTGTTACTTCAGATCACCTTGAGATGCCAGGATCACAGGTTAGCCTTCTGAATTTATCACAACCTGTTGTAGCTCAGCAAGATAATTTGACAACACTTCAAGAACAGTTGGACTTCCAAAGGGGAGTGGTATATTCTGATGAGAAAGCCCAGGAAAAACtgcttttaaacaaacaaacaaagttgAACAAAAGTGAATCTTCTGAACATGCTGTCTCCTCTTTGTTTCTACCCAAGGAAACAGAGCATTCATTTAGTCCATTACTTTTTGGTGAAGCTAAATCTAAAAGCATCTGTGAATTGTGTTCCTCCAAGTATGAACATATACTTCCCTCAAATGATTCTACTTCAAGATTTCAGGATAGACTTTTGAGTTTTTCACAACCTGTTTTAGCTCagcaagataactttggacttcaGAAGCAACTGGATCTACAAAGAAAAGTTCTGCATTGTAGCCAGAAAACCCAAGAAGAATTGCTAGTACAGAGACAAGTGGCTTTGCAGCAACAGATGCATAAACATCAAGAGACTTTGAAGGACTTCTTTAAAGACGATCAGGTATGTTTTAAACTTGAATATCTGAGAACTAGGCAGTGGAGGTAACTTGGATGAGCTAAATATTAGTTTAATACCAGGTCTAGATCAGATTTTTAATTATTGAGAATAATTGGATTAACCTTAACTGCTTTAGTTGTCTGCCCTAAAcaatgtggaaattaaaacagaaattgatCTACTTGCATGATATTTGTTATTTGAAGAACAACTAATGACCAATTTCAGCCAGTAGTTTGTTACAACCAAATTCAGAGACCATCAAAGAATGAAGATTGTCATTTGGAGTTTTGTTATAAGGGGTTTTGAGCTTACTATACAAAGATTAAAATTGCAAAATAACTAGTTAGCAGAATTCCTCTTATGTAATAGCAGGCCTTGTGCTCTTTATATATAGACCTATGTTGACATTTGTATACAAGTGAAAATCAATACCATCTTTTTTCTTGAATGAAGATGCTTGTTGTAAAACTGGCAGGTTTTTAGGCTGATGGCGAGCTGATCTGCTGATTGTAATTGAGTTGCCAAGAGGTGTTTGGCACCGTTACTCAGATATTTATAGTTTCCATCCAAGAGTATATTCTCCTTTGATCTTTAGGAGAAGCTTGAGTGACTCTTCTAGGGATtgactgaattgaagaaaaataatggcAAAGAAAAGGAGAGGCAGATACTCAAGTATAATCTCTTATTGAAAGGTCTGGTGGAGGTCCAGGGTGGTGAATGGTTGTATTTTTCATTGTAAATGTCCCCTTCAGTATTGGAACCGTATCTCATATTTTAATCTATGGATTAAGTTGCAATAGTGTGGTTGATGAACTATTTGTATCTTCCTTTAAAAGGAAGATTTAAATCTAATGAAGAATTCCTGAAATGATTCCTCACCCTGTGTCATCCCCCACTCTTATTGGCTTGCTTTTTCAGACAGGTAAGTCCACAGTTGAAAATGATTTACAAACTCAGAAAATGGAGCAGCTCAGAGAGTGGTTTCCTTATCTCCAAGACTTAGCAAGAGATGATCAGGAAGGCATTAATTATGCAGATAGGAGCAACTCTCATGATAATCAACTACTTTCAGAAGATACTGTTGTCAAGCAAAGTGGTAAGactacttgttttattttattgcaattattcttattatttttcattgcttttactCCCTGCAACTTGCTGGTTGCAGAAAAGTTTATAGCATGTTAATAGATTTTTACTGTGCCTAACACTGTCCCATGACTTGATAGGTGAGCATCTGGACAAAGAACTGGTTAGGAGATCCTCAAAGCCACCTCTAGCAAAAGTTAAATGTGGATTAGACTTGAACCAACATGAACTTAGTGCTATACAAGAAGTAGAGTCACCAGGAAGTGGCAAAACTTCTATACTAGGTAAATAGATGGTTTGATAAAAATTTTTGTAGTTTGCcagttttctactttttttcctgATGTTAAATTTGTTTGTTAAAGAAACTTTGGCTGTGAGTactcatgaaaggaaaaaaatagtttatgtaaacagtatttaaaatttGGACTTACAGAAATGTAGCATTTCATAACTAGTTTATCTTGTATATGTTAAAACAGTATACTAGAGACAAAAATTCTTCAGGGTCCCATATTCTGACACTCttgcttccttctgcttccttttcatttctgtctaaTAAACCTGTTTCTTTAGGATGTAActcagttttttcttctttcccttacAGCTTTTCCTCCTTCAAAGCCTTCAccacttttttctccttctggaagctTTCAGGATATTCTCTTTATTCTTGGTGTTCTGGAGTTTTTTTGATGATGTGCCATGGTGTGGGCCTGTTGGCATTCATTATGCTGGGCTCTTGGTAGGGGCTTTTAATCTGAGAACGTATGTCCTTCAATTctaggaaattttcttctattttcttgccATTTTCTCTATTTATGTAATACCTTTTAGTTGGAATTGGACCATTAAATTAGCGTATGTTCTTAACAAGGGTGATACCACTCTGAGGGATGAAAATTAATTCTTGGGAAAGTGAAAAATACCTTCATCTTTTTATGTGCAATGCACAGATATCCATGAACAGACATACAGTCTATTTGTAGTTATAAGAATCATAGGGAAGAGGGcaattggtggtggtggtggggcttgAAAGGCTCCTTTGAGGggtgatgattaaaaaaaatcaagaaacactGATCTATATTGGTCTTCcgattttcttatcttttcttcccTGTTGTTTTTCTTCTGGTTCGGCCTTGTGGGGAATTTCCTGAACTTTTCTTCTAacatttcttttgaatttttattttgaatatcaaattatagtttttaaaagtttgatttttttctgtttatttttcctttttcatagcaTCCTGCTGTTTCATAGATACAGAGTATtatcttctttgaatatttagaggtgtttttttttttcacgttTTCTTTGGTTCCTGCATTACTTGTTTCTGTgagttcttttgtatgtatgtttgtttgttgagtgtattttttgttttgaaggCTTTCCCATATCTTGCATGTTTAACTGGGACCCTAAAAGACTAAATGAAAGTTCTTTGTGTGTCTGGGCCTTATTTAGTGTTAGACCTTATTGGAAAAGTGGTGTTTCACTGGGGACCCTTGAACTTAGTATAGGTAATTCTTTTCCCTGAGGCAGTTTACAAATTTAGTTTCTTCGAAGAAAGATCCCCCAAGCTTGATATAAGCCTGGCTGTTGATATTATGGAGCCAGATCTGGGGGATATAGGGATCTCACCATTGAAGATACAGACTATCTTTTAGTACCCCTGATTTGCTATGATATTCTATTACTACCTTCTACCCtcatctcctttctctgcctGAAGCCTCTGAATTCAGAGAATTTCTCCAGAGAATAAATCTTAAGACTCTTCTGAGGATGATGTTGGGGGACAGAGATCTCAGGGCAGAGGAAGAGTCTAACTGTTCGAGctgcatattttaaaacatttttcctcttttcagttcCCTGATTCACATCTTGCTTTTGCGATAACTTGGGTCTTTAATTCCCAAGTGTTTGTGGAGTTCTGCATAATTAATTACCTGCTTCTTTTGTGTATCTCCCAACTTTTTGTTTGCTTACTAGAGAAGTGCACCAATCATAAGGGTTCATTTCAGTGATTTATCACAACGTAAACAGACCCACTCAGGTCAAGAACTGTAACATTAGAGAACCCCATAAACCTCTCTCTTGTACCCTTCCAATTATATCTCCTCTCTGTGGTTCCCCAGAGTAAACCCCTATTCTAATATTCTTACACCACAGATTAATTGTGGCTATTTTTGCACATTACTCCTTATAATactattaattaattatttattataaattctgatatatttaaaatcttataTAAATCTTTATAATGTATTACAAATTCTCCACACATTTTTTCCTGTGGTTAGTCAATACTGAAGTATAATCTAGTATCAGGAAGAAGgggtatatttaaatatttaataaaattgaagtaaaataatttaaaggcTTGACTCTGAGAGATAAGCAGTTACTTTCTTCCTACATAGATCAAAAGGTCTTTTAAGTGTTTAGCTttttgttcaaaatttaaattgtCATTTTCAGCTAGCTCTAGAAACTTAAGTGGAAATTTGATGAGTCGGTTCTTTTTCTTCATAGGTAAAACAGAATTTTATCAAGATAGAGACCCCATGAGGGTCTCAATAAGCCGAGAACAAAGTTTACTTGGTAACTCACTGGACCGTGATCCATTTGGTCATCTTCAGTCAGTTGCCCAGAAGAATGTCTATGGTGATGACCATGATGAAGCAGGTGAGggagaaataaattgaaaatagaatCACTGTGCACAAGGATATGTGGACAAAGAATATTTATTgtagcattatttttaatagtgaaaAATGGTAAACAACCTCAGTGAGTGCTGGTAACAGAGTCATTATGGTGCACACATACTATGTAGTTGCATGCAATTGttaaaagaatggggaagaatACGTGTTCATGCATACAGAAGTAACTGGAATAATAATCACTACAATGTTCATACAAGTAAAATTTGTTGGAGACTGGACCTCTACCTGTGGCATTCTAAATGAGCTGCTTTAtgtttattttcagatatttggaaaataaagagaTTACAAGGAGAAAAAATTTGTTGCTTAATCCTATCACCCAAAGACAaccaatataaatttattttctttcaattttgctTACCAACCTTAGAAAGCATAGTTTTACTACTGCTTTATTAGTTCTAAGCACTTTTCTAAGTGGTTTAGATTTTCAaaccagatttctttttattttaactgtcTGATAAATAACTTGGATAACTGACATCTTAGTTGTATTTATATCTTAATAGAATGAGAGATGATAGAGACCTTAGCATCTCCTTTTTTATTTGTAGATTTAAACAACAGTAAAGAATATAATTTCCAGTAAATTATAATTTTTGaccttcaaaaataaaacttttatcatTATCCAATGGgtacttgtattttttaaattatttatatattaatttttttattttttttatatcttaTCCTGCCACTTGATGTCCTCTAACCAGAGaccaccagaaaaacatgtgcaGTTGAACATTGACTTGTTGCAGTGAGGGACAATGCACACCAAAGAAAGCCGTGGAAATGGGGCTTTGTTTTATCAGTATTAGATGCTGTCAGGAAGCAGGGGTAATTCTATTAATGCGGTACCTAAAAAATTCTTAGGTAGGAGGTCGGAAGAATGGAGCAGGCTAAAGCGGTAACTGGTAAAGAAGCAGTCATCACTTACATTAGCTAGGGTAAGGTGATGGTTGGTCATTTTTTGTGGTTTGGACAATGTTCATGTTTTTGCCTCTGTTCAGACATGATTAtgaatggtttgttttttttcttgatccATCATGGTCATTGAGTGGCCTTCTGATGTTTGTTTTCTGTGAAACTGCTGTTGTTTAACAGAATGCCAGGACCTAGCTCCGTGTTTTCCAGGCCAGTTCTAGCAATGACAGGGTCTAGCTGATAGTGCCAGGTCAGAGCCAGGCTCACAGGGGCTGCTTTCTTCTTTCCCATAATCACTCCCAGATTCATATTTCTATTTAAGAAGGGTCTTGGTTTGCTTACttctccattcccttcctcccactttattcggGTCCGCAACACCTTCTACCTTGATTTCAACACCTCCTACCTTGATTCTTAGTAGCTTTTTAAGCTGTTGTTTCTGTCTTCAAACTCTTTACCCTTTGCTTTTGTAGGGAAGCAGGAAATGGCACTCTCATGCATAACAAGGGAAGATTAATTTATTTAAGAGATTACTTTCATGATGTTACTCCCCCTTTTCACGAATCTCTTAAATGGGTCCCTGTTACTAATGAACCGTGTCCAAACTGGTGACACTTATTTCTGTTCTATCTATTTTCAGATACCTATCCAATGTATTCTTCTTTATCTGAAATAACTCTATTTTCAGATACCTAGATACCTATCCAATGTATTCTTCTTTATCTGAAATAACTCTGATTTtgctccattttctcatttttatgttttacttcTTAATGCTACCTAAATGCTACTCATCTCTTCTCTGGTGGAGTTTTCTAGGTATGTTAATAAATAACAGTAAATAATTGTGATTAATTGAATTGAAAATCCCCAGATTAACTTCTCATCTCTCATCCAGCTTTTGAAATGAGCTGcttaaaaaagatgaagaaaaaatagCAATGCACTATAAAGTATCACtatcttttattctctttatttaaacttttaaaatatacagtcGCAATCAAATAACAGTATTAATTAGgtcaataatatatttttagatgaaatagaataaaaaattgtatttaaagtctCAAATTGATTTAAATTCAACATTTGATATTTACTTTGTTTCTAATCTATAATATAGATAGTATTTTATGGAATTTTGTgactaaataaatacatatatatatacacacactcagatatgtgtatatatatatttgtgtgtgtgtgtataaattgggctgccatttaaaaatatttcttaaacaattaAGAAACATACCTTTAATGTGCATAATCTCCTTTAATAATATCATAGTGATAATGAAGCAGAagttttgaatttatatttagtAAACCAGtattaatttcattccattttataaacTGTTCACAGACTACCATGCCTTCGCTAGCTTTCTTACAAATGTTGActgttggaaataaaagaaaaatcaactcagaatacCTGGGTTATTAATATTgagacagaaaatataatttttatatgtttaaatatgtcaaatatgtaggaataataATTCATATTAAAAGCAATATGTGttcatgaatttcaaaagcattaaaaaagtaaattactTCTTATCCTACCATTTATGAGCAAGCAGTGGTTATACTTAggtgtttttctttattataatctTTTCTTGTatgcatttttgttattttaaaatcatatattttttccacCTACTTATTTTTgattgaaattttattgagatataatcatataacatatagtcattcaaagtgtacaatcagttgttcacagtattgtcatatagttgtgctttcatcaccaccatcaaactttgaacattttcattactcaaaaaaataaaatgaaaaataaaataaaaaataatatccaaaacatcccattctcctcctccccccattttcatttacttttttttaatacagtttaattgggatatattcacacatcctacagtcttccacagtgtacagtcagttattCATAGCACAATCATAccattgtgcattcatctccagaatcaatttttgaaccttttccttactccaaaataaaaataaaagcaaaaaagaacacctaaagcttcccatcccccatcccaccctattctttatctaatttttgtccccatttttccactcatctgtccatatactgatGAAGGGAGTATGAACctcaagattttcacagtcatacaaaaaatcatatatttttgaTTGAATATTCTTGCTTCTTCACTTAAGATAATGACAAAAGCATTTCCCATCACTTTGGCTCTTTTCTGATTCTTAGACCtagtattcaaatattttttgaaagattctATTCATAG
This genomic stretch from Choloepus didactylus isolate mChoDid1 chromosome 6, mChoDid1.pri, whole genome shotgun sequence harbors:
- the CEP295 gene encoding centrosomal protein of 295 kDa isoform X1 translates to MKRKVVNAAKLRLSPNEEAFILKEDYERRRKLRLLQVREQERDIALQIREDIKQRRSQQFTHLAEELRAEWEESQTQKIKNLEKLYLASLRNVGEGHRQAKENEPDLNALAWRAAERKKRAEARHKEALKEQKNQKEMLMKQKTRHIKARKKALLVEKERSAKITSLPPPPPSLFENIEVKRISSVKTSSSTYHHLYTLVNREMDAMQPDAHLAAEEEAKRLEDLQKQVAQERMEQFEKAHLRGFHAMKKIRFAQNQEKLMKELKQLQQEDLARRRQTVAQMPPQVVELPYKRNEMKEDWQRELEFAFEDMYNADRKVKGNLILHLEPEPLPTVIDQAQDEELDLSMEQENLSETESLQVTETEEICSSETDVPLAIKAQQDPSNILFKKLLNKIRSQKSLWTIKSTSEDESKEITAVNETESKALTVESETIASEERTLSGKEQVESDTLTIESGPLTSEAKPFSCSINSGKEQEMNETQPTTAVAQNSVLLHPQEEAARIRISARQKQLMEIEEQKQKQLELLEKIEKQKLRLETDCFRAHLEEEKRKKALQTQVDIVPASCDVISDEESHRQMIRNYQHQLLQQNRLHRQSVETAVKQLHEYQTMLKERCPSMLATSLTSIFSVPPQKSEGPTVTSQHWDHAQRPKLHPNEYQPLKPIQISKLEQDHFQVPKQNLIPQTQVETTETVSTSRVLAKQSLESQEHLRLFSQAETQQRDYKLVPKDSHRPSRTLSHDRLLILPDAKKISQTSRAMTFQTLDSQQVFLENSESMSSKLTEPSSFLPLAAEHSFSSLPAETESGRIQEPFSNREKSTVSLFHSVVSQMQDRSLRSSQHIVAQHSSLKTLQEQLELQKEVLRTRQEAQEQLLMCKQKELEEQIGLSLFPMVAPHSFASRPSAEAESGRIQESSPTKDTAVSSGHPVVPQFQDRLLSVSQPILLQQNNLKFPQEQWNIQRDSLQARREAQEVLFLHEQKELNRRVSFEQSEPSSVSSQIAQQTSLPFAETKYGKIKEQYSSKSEKGVLSSQCEILKSQDRSLSFQQQFPPRHDGLNLPQEQLTTQRESLQARHETQVELLLNRRKDLEDSKSGQISSSFSPMVAQCSLASQASAKAEPRRIQKLYLSDKEDIIPSSHLVIPTFQDKSLNFPRRGLPQQENLTTLQQQSHIQKVMLGAKQETQEFIHKQCELEKRITAEQTGPSSSLFQVAKSEPFQEFMSIKSDSTVPSSHSKIPRFQESLLRFSQHTLPLQGNLEEHQEWLDTEKKALHFSQKPQENVFSEQTGSSSFIPQLGQLSLTSLPSAESGTVQEPLSKQNDSKTSSSYSQIPQLQDRLLRISHLIRPQQDNLKALQEQLATQREAIIQSKRETQEEFLLHEQREWKERISPEQVGTSSFLPLAAQHSFASLPITESERTEELYPTKNDNTVSSGLSEVSKLPDRLLGLSKSVLPQPNNLIAPQEHMPLQTDALPSSEKTEKELVLPRQHKYEEKLLSDHYGDLKVLQEQLDIQRKSIRSSQEVQEEFLLQRLSKLEKRVLPVVNSERTKEPLPTTSKDVVTSDHLEMPGSQVSLLNLSQPVVAQQDNLTTLQEQLDFQRGVVYSDEKAQEKLLLNKQTKLNKSESSEHAVSSLFLPKETEHSFSPLLFGEAKSKSICELCSSKYEHILPSNDSTSRFQDRLLSFSQPVLAQQDNFGLQKQLDLQRKVLHCSQKTQEELLVQRQVALQQQMHKHQETLKDFFKDDQTGKSTVENDLQTQKMEQLREWFPYLQDLARDDQEGINYADRSNSHDNQLLSEDTVVKQSGEHLDKELVRRSSKPPLAKVKCGLDLNQHELSAIQEVESPGSGKTSILGKTEFYQDRDPMRVSISREQSLLGNSLDRDPFGHLQSVAQKNVYGDDHDEAAKVKESVFENHAVLTYAVEEEKHTHLGPTVIPDSKVKTQEVSYEPLSSVTISTGSILSNENTDLSLIDPEEEFTSDQMHIRQIVDKYINEANLMPEKTDFRVPAVDLDFPELEHTFPNLHRQLFKPLESHPDFDLSSSPGISQDNTDFSKSSDSSSESHHATLSPESTVSNTAVRSTSLHSFLKRSLNQQYDPNTDHAEAQSFATENIIEGCEQSFQKLLLGFSSQEGSQHADLPSIFSIEARDSPQVMENQNCASEQNVILQIKEKSVHFQPSVENLLSSVFTSSDETNVFDKLNVQHSTPCGSISSECSIKEQLEDGKEKLHFEEVSERVVHERLPRQGPMKDDKNGTCRVLDINPYTEETDSQLWVRTVEMGTPVHIPHSLTSQNEKYFENSTKTETPEILRNLSQQAQSELLVSSASFSVQSSIPVWETESGHGIMEEPELTLVSSSDISIAEMDFEKLTLDDRENKAKNCFQASEFLPLLPEIETSDSPAMLEHSGEMPSPKHAENLVPECAALPGSLQEAFLKRKKSFIAKSSQRQKEIRDKIRVSEKSVKRVDKKSAGSSVNRLKSMTEVRVFLPEDRKTAEALMHQRTLRSYNQLSEVKQQKEAKARQEAYAQNRARAKEFQKKTLEKLRAKNAS